The proteins below come from a single Chitinophaga pinensis DSM 2588 genomic window:
- the porV gene encoding type IX secretion system outer membrane channel protein PorV, producing MIRFRFRSAALAFLMATGLPPILQAQDKTLNVATSAAPFLRVSPDARAGGMGDMGIATQADANSPFYNLSKIAFAEAPNSLAVSYVPWLREVSNKIYLATVSGYHKLDDDQAISGSLRYFNLGKVQFADALGNALGSSSPREFSLEGGYARKLGEHFSLALGARYIYSKLASGNANNSGVNYKAGNAFGVDLSMTYNMVDEEGKGLAMGATITNLGSRVNYSNNSTSKEYLPSNFGLGANYRLPMEEGHKITFGLEINKLLTPVVPNDSAGIESYYDYSVVKSWFKSFSSANGGFKSFQVSLGGEYSFTDQFFVRAGYFWEDKTHGDRKYVTTGLGYKYGSAMINVAYIVPSGNGFNRSPLSNTIRFGATVDLPWE from the coding sequence ATGATACGTTTCCGTTTCCGCTCTGCAGCATTAGCTTTTTTAATGGCGACAGGCCTGCCTCCAATATTGCAGGCACAGGACAAAACCCTGAATGTGGCAACTTCCGCCGCTCCGTTTCTTCGTGTATCTCCGGATGCACGCGCGGGTGGTATGGGAGATATGGGCATTGCTACACAGGCGGATGCCAATTCCCCGTTTTATAATTTGTCCAAGATCGCATTTGCCGAAGCTCCCAATAGTCTGGCGGTGTCCTATGTTCCCTGGCTGAGAGAGGTCAGCAACAAGATCTATCTCGCCACGGTGAGTGGTTATCACAAGCTGGATGACGATCAGGCCATTAGCGGTTCCTTACGCTATTTCAACCTGGGCAAGGTTCAGTTTGCGGATGCTCTTGGCAATGCACTGGGTAGCTCCAGTCCGAGGGAGTTTTCCCTGGAAGGCGGCTATGCCCGTAAACTGGGAGAGCATTTCAGCCTGGCCCTGGGCGCTCGATACATCTATTCCAAACTGGCAAGTGGTAATGCGAATAACTCAGGTGTTAATTATAAAGCAGGTAATGCTTTCGGAGTGGACCTCTCCATGACTTATAACATGGTTGACGAAGAGGGGAAAGGACTGGCCATGGGAGCAACTATTACCAATCTAGGTTCCCGTGTCAATTACAGCAACAATAGTACATCCAAGGAATACCTGCCTTCCAACTTTGGTCTGGGCGCGAACTACAGACTGCCGATGGAAGAAGGACATAAAATAACGTTCGGGCTGGAAATCAACAAGTTACTAACGCCGGTTGTACCGAATGATTCCGCTGGTATTGAATCTTACTACGACTACAGTGTGGTAAAAAGCTGGTTCAAGTCTTTCAGCAGCGCCAATGGAGGATTCAAATCCTTTCAGGTGTCACTGGGCGGTGAGTACAGCTTTACTGACCAGTTCTTTGTAAGAGCAGGTTACTTCTGGGAAGATAAAACCCATGGCGACCGTAAATACGTTACTACCGGACTGGGGTATAAATA